GTGTATTTGTGACCCTCTATTGGGTGATCAAATCAGTCCAAGAACTCCTCCACCATTAGATTAACAGGGGATGAGACTTTTAACCGCATACGCATGAATGGGACCCTCACCTGTTATTCCGACCGACCAAGTTGGCCTTTAGCTTTTGCGATTCAAGCATATGAATAATAAGTTCTTATAATACTTCGgggaaaaaaaaatacttatcGTTTATAGTGATGGATTAGAGTAAGTTAATCTAGGTCAGAATAACTAGATCTTATCGCGTAATTTTTTCCATAGAAAGTATTAaccaatttaaaaacaaaaattaactAATGGATTTGTCTAATttgttgaatatttttggatatgAAAAATAGATTAGTTAATTAAGCCGAGTAAATCATTGAATACGAAAAATATTGTAATTCAAATAAATTATAATATTATATGGCCGAGTATATTACATTATTCACTGGTTATAACAATAATGTGTGAATAAAAATTAAAGTTCGAGTCTTAAAAATTCGAATAGCTAGTAGATGGTTGGCTTTGTTCTTTTAGATAATATCTCGATTGTAAAGGATATGAGAATGAATTAGATGAAACTTAAAAGGATTCTCTAGTCAATCACCACAGTCATGCGCTGAGCAACGAGCATGTTATAAAAAAATTTGTTGATTCTTTATTCTGAAGAAAGAGTAACCCGTGAATGACAGTGAATGCAGTTACTGGCCTGAATCATCAAATCTCGAGTTATATTCATACAGCGTATACTGAGAGTCTGAGACCGTGAATTATCTTGTTGTCTAATATCACCCCCTTAACGTTATATGTATAATCTATTCCACGTCAATTATTATCGGGAAGTTATACTGGTTGATACAGTATGGATACGTTTTGTACCAGACGATATGAAACTGATACTAGTAGATACATATAACTAAGGATCTTTAATCAATGTCAACATACATAAATGCAACATAACGAAAAATAATGGTCTGAAaggtgtctatatatatatatatatatatatatatatatatatatatatatatatatatatatatatatatatatatatatcggttTATATCAGACTTATGCAGAGTTGCAGACTAAAGTAACATATTTGGATGCCCTTGATGAACTTATTTATTTATAATCATAAATTCTTTTCTAATTTGAAAGAAAAATATGGATATTTCACTAGGAAATAAAAGAATACAAAGGGCTACAAAACACACAACAACATACTTAAACTTCCACGGACTCACTGTAACTCACAGAATCCCATTTGATTTGAACTTTAACATATAAATGAATATCCAAACTAAGTTACTACTTTCTCTACTTATTCTGGAAAATTTAGCAAGCATATTAACTGCTTTATTTGCATTCCTAACTCTGTTAGaagactgctcggtcgaaatcgcaagcgttactatctcaagattgtttgtcaagtttagtttccaaaattataagtcttgattctagtctacttatatctaagtctcggattaggatagtaagtgtagttgagcattagacttcacgatgttcgtcgattgaagacgaagaactactaagatctgtggagacttgaactcatctatcactcaaaagtctatctactctatctactatttgagacaaaagtcgtacagctatatagacttcaattatacacatttgatatttcgaaatgagtttatctcgcttacatatttctcgaaatatgtgttggtaagctttcgctttaaccaagttcatcttatattcttgatgaaagtcaaaagacgatcatgtgaaaatcgcctggtaacatcttacatgatttgcgtgagacagtcatttgatgtagactcggaatatttcatattgatcatttgaacacttgaaaattgctttgaagctaatagtttatgtgagacagatattatcgtcttctaagaatgttccaatgattgaaatgagagttttgaaCAAATAACAATGATTGGATacaacatagtatgcatacttgcatatatgtagtccatgtccgggaactatggtatgcatacccgtatgcgtactgtttGGTTTGCTGAAAGTCCGgcaacttagtatgcataccggtatgcgtactggcgtgaggttcaagtcccggaaattcaactgagtttggaggtatgcgtacccgttcgcatactggcgaactaaaacttagtccggccatttaggtatgcatacccgtttgcatacttgagtaggttatgttctaaaatcggttagttcatgaaataatatatttatataacaattttccatggctataatgttcatgaattgattcatgtgaatcaaaatagattttgtttcaattttgtcttgtatacttctttgaGAATTAAACAATttaaaaactctagaactagttatggttaagatgaatatggttgatatgaaagtgttcatgtggctaactctggttaactattgttgagccaacaacggtgcacacgtttaggtacggttactcatatctaaatgaagtcacttttcatttgtgtgtaacaagctaagctcgatctaacggttgaaagatattagctcgagtctaatcaagttttcatctaacggtgaatactgaatgctttgttaccaagataacattgattgcaaaccctgatttgaagattatataagggagaactctagcaactgggaaacctaatccccacacctcctgtgtgatagtagttgcaactagagtcgattctcctttaaccttaggtttttctaaaaccctgtaggttaacgacttgaagacttcattgggattgtgaagccagacccaactattttctttgtagttgcgtgttctgatcttgttgttttctatcgggattgagtactatcttctctaagattttctcgagatttaatctccggtatgcaagataaaaagtagtcacaaacatcttcgtatcatcgtttatgattccacaatatcttgtttcgctaccacacgattaaaattattgtgaggtgattgatatttttaggcttttcttcgggaatataagtccggtatatcaatcgtttcatgttcaccttgatttatcaaaagacggaaaaaaactcatagttatatctatgggagacagatctatctattcaatagacttttctgtgtgagagagattggtttatcaagtctatgactttgggtcgtagaaactcttagttgtgggtgagatctcctaagggaatcaagtgcgcagagtcctgctgggattcagaggcgtaaggaacgcgaatgtaccttaatcggtgtgagattggttagggctcaactacattccattccgaagttaacttggagtaggctagtacatgtagcggcttaatacaatgtggtgttcaaatctggactgggtcctggggtttttctgcatttgcggtttcctcgttaaaaaaatttctggtgtctgtgttatttcttttccgcattatacttgtttatataattgatatatcacaagttgtgcgtaagttcaatcaattgggaatccaacctttggttgttgattaaattgattgacacttggatattggtttttggtaccgtccaagttatttattatattcaatcgtgctcgcaaattcctatttgtttcattgtagattgaattgagaaattgagatataactcctggatatactgattgagtctgactgtctagttgattctcttggaattatattggagtttgtccatacagattgctaagcgaaatattgggtgtggttgttagacccccactttttcaaactcTACATCTAACTTCAACACAACTTAAACCCCTAATTTATCTCTAGCCTCTTGGATAAGAGCTTAATTATCCCATTTGACTGAATCAACATTGACATTCACACTCTGAAGAGTTGACTTGCTATCCCACTTTAACTTCAAGTATGAATAAAGCTTTAGCTTTCCCAGCTTTCTTGGATCTGGCAGTTAAAATTCTTGCCCTTATTAGTGTTCCTGAAAAATATCGAATTATTAGAGTTACACCTGCAATAAAGTTTCCTTTAATAAAAGAAGCATCAACGTTCCTTTTGACCTAGTTTGGTGGTGGTATTTTCAAACTACTATTCATATTCCTAGTATTTGTACGAGTGTAACTATTGTGAGAATCAATAATATTATTTAGAGTGATCTGAATATTAGAGATGCTGCAAAAATTCATTACTCTACGGTATATATCTCTACTTGTCTTTCTAGTGTCATAAAGACAAGATCACAACTTGATTTTCAAATGAACCACATCAAGGTTAACTTTATGTTGATTCTTGAAAGAAATATCAACTTCCTCATGACTCCAAGTTTTCCTTCAATGTTGTATTATGTAATGTGCCTATCCATGTGATTCCAGACTTCCTGAGCATAAAGGAAATTAATGAGCATATGAATAGTAGATTCATCATCTCCATTACATCTTTTGCATATGCTGTAATCAGAAGGATGTCATGGAAAACTTGCCACAAGAATAATTGGcatttaattttttaattaaagTATTGTTGCAGCTTCTTGATGTTCCATCCTTTTGTATTCTCCTCCATTAGATCAAAAACATTTATGTGCACATTATTTTCATTATGATAGCTTATGTCAATACTATCACTTCAATTGTCACCAAGAATCCACTTTTCCCGCATTgctcttatcttttcttccttCTCAAACTTTACATACATGGAACTTTTTAACCTATTGAGTACTTGTATAAATGCTCTGCCAAATTCAGGTTCCTTTAAAGGTTATATCATCCTTTACTGGGTGTGTTTCTAGATTTTTTTGCCTTCAAAATTTTAACCCACATAAAATCTTTTCTAGTAATCATCCTCCATGCTAATTTGTCAAAAGAGATTATTCTTAAATCTCATTCCTCCCCACCATCTTAGTAGGTGTGTTTTTGAAATATTTTGCCTTCAAAACTTTCACCCACATAAAATCTTTTCTAGTAATCATCCTCTATGCTAATTTTGTTAGCCTTCTTAGACTTGATACTTCATTAGGAAAGCTCTCAAATGGGTACAAATGTTATAAAAACAAAAGACCTTAAACACGCAGAAGACTCCAGATGCTTAACTAGATGCTTAGAAATACCTGCTATGTATCAATACATTAAAGAGGATTCAgataaatacaaaaataaaaggaaactTAAAGAAACCTAAGTAATAGCGATTAAAGTATTAGATTCTTCAGAaactaacaatataaataagcaaTGTTGAAAGAAAAGATATGGAGAGAACCTTTATAATCTAAATTTAGAAAAACCTAGTCTGATTTGAttcggaaaaaataaataaataagtagacatacataaaaaaaaatcaaaaaaacattAATGGAGAGGGAGAAAGTAAAAAAGATTTGACTCAAAAAAGCCGATTTATGCAACTTCCAACATGCAGTTTATTCTCTTTTTCAATAATTTATAAACGTTCGGAGGTGAAATGTAACAACCAATTCTGTAAGTTAAACAAACCAAGATCAAAAGTAAACATATAACCTCACTTTCCACTGTTGCGAATGAACAAACAATATCATTCGCTGCCGCTGAGTCAAGGGTATGATATTAATATGAATAGATATTAATACTAAACTGATACCTAATACGATGAACCATATTCCATGTATTTTTTCCCCATGACAATGCGTGTGTAGGCGTTGATTCACTTTCTACCCCTGTTTTTTGTCCTTGAAATCGGTTCTCGAATTGGTGGGTTTGGATGCAGAATTTTAAAGGTGGGGTTTATGGGTCGGGAGATTTGGTGGAATATATTTTTCTTGGTACGTTTGGTTGTCGGAATTCCTGGAATCACGTTTTCTACGGGAATCATTTTTCCAGCGAATCCTCCATATGGTGTCTGATCCTTCCTCCTAAAATTCgttgggaaacttatcaagggattatggatccattttttttttaactctgaaTCCCTTATACATACACTTTTAAGATTTTGAGAGTAATGTCAAACAATACATAGACTTTAAAACAAAAGATTCTATGAAGAAGTTTTAACTGAGTTACCAAATACACGGAAGATTTACATTATCCTGAAATTTGTAATCCTATAAAATTATAAATTCTTGGGAGTTTGTGAATTCCGGGAACAAACCCACCATATATGTCGAATTGTCTCTTCATGAAttttcacaaaagaaaaaaaaaaaagagaagagaaaagctCTTCATCACTCCCACGGCATAGGATCATAAACGTACTTTGTGGAATTGCAGATGAGAGCAGTCACTCGAGTTCAACAACCCAATCCAGTTGACAAACGACTTATCCGAACTAAATACTCCATTTTATCCACATGAAAAGGTCAACTTTGTTTCCACTTCACAAAAACTTATTTAGTCTTACTTTTACGAATTTCTAACTATATTCTCTATTTTTCAACTAAACTATATTTTAGTTAATCCAAATTATAATTCAACAGTTGTAGAATACGTGCACCCTTCAAAACATTATCCAGGTCGCGACATGCCTTATTGTCTACCATTAAATCCAGATTTATCCGACTAATATTGAAATAGAAAATAGAAATAGTCTTCTAGTTTTCTCTATAAATAGTAAACTCAAACTTCGaatatcatcatcttcatttcCAACCTAACAATAGTTAAGttgattcattttcattttcatatattCTAGTTTTGTGTTGTGATATTCATAAAACTCGGTAATTCTTTTGCCATCATATACATTTTTTTGCAGGAAAATGAGCATATGGATATGCCAAGAATTTTCATATGTTAATTGCTTGTTTTACTGACTATAGCTGTGAGAAATTACAGCAAAACCTCTTTTTCAATCTAATCACACACGTTTTACTATACATATCCAATTTCTTCTCCTTATTAACAGATCTTGGCTTTCTATTAACTAAAATCCATAGCCTTTCTTTACAGAAAGAATTAGACTACTGGTATAGGTCGTCTTCTTGGGTTTATTCCGTCTTTGACATAGATTTCGAACGAGGACAAGCACAATCAGAAGCAATGGAGAAGCAACCGATCATTTTGTTGGACAAATACGAGCTGGGACAGCTTCTTGGCCAAGGGACGTTCGCAAAGGTCTACCACGGAAGAAACATAAAAACAGGCCAATCTGTTGCAATTAAGATGATACACAAAGAGAAGGTTATGAGGATCGGGATGATGGACCAAATCAAACGCGAGATATCTGTAATGAAACGTATTAAACATCCTAATGTCGTCGAGCTTTACGAAGTCATGGCAAGCAAAACAAAGATATATTTCGTCATGGAATATATCAAAGGTGGAGAACTTTTCAATAAGGTTGCGAAAGGTAAACTCAGTGAAGAAGTCGCTCGAAAATATTTTCAACAGCTGATTGGTGCAATTGATTTTTGTCATAGCCGAGGAGTTTACCACCGAGATCTTAAACCTGAGAATCTCCTCGTCGATGAGGATGGTAATCTAAAGGTTTCAGATTTTGGGTTAAGTGCGTTATCGGAATCACGGAAACAAGATGGTCTTCTCCACACCACATGTGGAACTCCTGCTTATGTTGCACCTGAAGTCATTTGCAGGAAAGGTTATGACGGAGCAAAAGCTGATTTATGGTCTTGTGGGGTTGTTCTCTATGTTCTTATCGCTGGTTATCTCCCTTTTCATCACTCTAATATAATGGAGATGTACAGGAAGATCCGGAGAGCTGAATTTAAGTTCCCATCATGGTTCTCAGTCGACGTCCGAAAGGTTTTGCTGAGAATTCTTGATCCAAAGCCGAATCATCGAATCACGGTTGAAAAACTCATGGTGCACCCTTGGTTCACACAGGGACTCAAACTAGTTGAGTATATCGAACCGCAAGAAGAAGGAACCGAGGTGGAGACGGGAGACGTCCAAGCTGCATTTGCAATAACTACAGAGGATGATCAGC
The nucleotide sequence above comes from Papaver somniferum cultivar HN1 chromosome 8, ASM357369v1, whole genome shotgun sequence. Encoded proteins:
- the LOC113302170 gene encoding CBL-interacting protein kinase 5-like, giving the protein MLIACFTDYSCEKLQQNLFFNLITHVLLYISNFFSLLTDLGFLLTKIHSLSLQKELDYWYRSSSWVYSVFDIDFERGQAQSEAMEKQPIILLDKYELGQLLGQGTFAKVYHGRNIKTGQSVAIKMIHKEKVMRIGMMDQIKREISVMKRIKHPNVVELYEVMASKTKIYFVMEYIKGGELFNKVAKGKLSEEVARKYFQQLIGAIDFCHSRGVYHRDLKPENLLVDEDGNLKVSDFGLSALSESRKQDGLLHTTCGTPAYVAPEVICRKGYDGAKADLWSCGVVLYVLIAGYLPFHHSNIMEMYRKIRRAEFKFPSWFSVDVRKVLLRILDPKPNHRITVEKLMVHPWFTQGLKLVEYIEPQEEGTEVETGDVQAAFAITTEDDQPEINKDNIPEMKTEDNPETRMVVHSVKPTSLNAFDIISLSQGFNLSGMFQKENEQKSEVRFTIARSPNTIVAKLENAAKMESFEVTKKNGLLSFLGSKEGRKGHLSIDAEIFEVTPSFHMIEMKKRAGDTLEYQKFYNDDLRPSLKDIIWTWEGKAQQKQLTP